One genomic segment of Ferrimonas sp. YFM includes these proteins:
- a CDS encoding TonB family protein, with product MKNLVLAASLALALVGCASTPVLNGSPIEVTQGDTKNYWVLKQSQFTTSTPHKRIPSQGAVVEVRYLIDSNGQTHEAEVIKAEPIKGWNRSALNAVKKMEYVAVPGNPDKTPVYTVTEFTFKVEDSAQSKPKPPVEWPQNYL from the coding sequence ATGAAGAACTTGGTTTTGGCCGCCTCGCTGGCCTTAGCTCTGGTCGGCTGTGCCTCAACGCCGGTGCTGAATGGATCTCCCATTGAAGTGACTCAGGGAGACACCAAGAATTACTGGGTGTTGAAACAGAGTCAGTTCACGACCAGTACGCCCCATAAAAGGATTCCCAGTCAGGGTGCAGTCGTAGAAGTACGGTATTTGATTGATTCAAATGGCCAGACTCATGAGGCTGAAGTAATTAAAGCCGAGCCGATTAAAGGTTGGAATCGTTCGGCACTAAATGCAGTTAAAAAAATGGAATATGTGGCGGTACCAGGTAATCCTGATAAAACGCCGGTTTATACCGTTACCGAGTTCACCTTTAAGGTAGAAGATTCGGCGCAGTCCAAGCCCAAACCTCCTGTGGAGTGGCCGCAAAACTACCTCTAA
- a CDS encoding GFA family protein, whose protein sequence is MASGQCNCGAVAFEITAPISQVYVCHCSICRKATGTNGIAVVVVSNDAFRWVRGQEKIATWSKPDADWQKWFCTTCGSPLPGANDAESTFVPAGLLTGGDEQLKVAHHIWVDSKAHWDEIGDSGKLHPEAFGG, encoded by the coding sequence ATGGCGTCTGGACAATGTAATTGTGGTGCGGTGGCGTTTGAGATCACCGCCCCCATCTCCCAGGTCTATGTGTGCCACTGCTCCATCTGCCGTAAGGCTACGGGGACCAATGGCATTGCCGTGGTGGTGGTGAGCAACGATGCATTTCGCTGGGTGCGTGGCCAGGAGAAGATTGCCACCTGGTCAAAGCCCGATGCGGATTGGCAAAAGTGGTTCTGTACCACCTGTGGTTCGCCCCTGCCTGGCGCAAACGATGCGGAAAGTACGTTCGTCCCCGCAGGCCTGCTGACCGGGGGAGACGAGCAGCTCAAGGTGGCCCATCATATCTGGGTCGACTCCAAGGCGCACTGGGATGAGATTGGCGACAGCGGCAAGCTTCATCCCGAAGCCTTTGGTGGTTAG
- a CDS encoding nuclear transport factor 2 family protein: protein MGSLASIVERGWQAVGAGEFDQLVEDYVDEMSFIMPGQTDCLKGRGAFRQALNGLGEILPPGFEITAMRHLQGEQEVVSIIEWRSDKVDASQLTVLFKFTDDKIHEERWFIDTQQWKSAF from the coding sequence ATGGGCTCATTGGCAAGCATTGTCGAGCGGGGCTGGCAGGCGGTTGGCGCCGGCGAGTTTGATCAACTGGTTGAGGATTATGTCGATGAGATGTCCTTCATCATGCCCGGACAAACAGACTGTCTCAAAGGCCGCGGAGCCTTTCGTCAGGCCTTGAATGGCCTGGGGGAGATTTTACCGCCGGGATTTGAGATCACCGCCATGCGCCATTTGCAAGGGGAGCAGGAGGTGGTCTCCATTATTGAGTGGCGCTCAGATAAAGTTGATGCGTCACAGCTCACCGTGCTGTTCAAGTTCACCGATGACAAGATCCATGAAGAGAGATGGTTCATCGACACCCAGCAGTGGAAAAGTGCCTTCTAG
- a CDS encoding asparagine synthase-related protein encodes MSLIMGFYTPQWQAQHHDIAHTLGERYPFARCIKDDRCVLLCESEDNWGSGDWHQRGEVVMCCFGHPLLSGDRHRDLIRLTHEEFDPLRLHDAQGSYLLVHYNRLKQKLTLCADPLSIRPFYTMELGGFILFSNRMKPLVEMAGVVDRNRAAQLEFALLGYTLGSHTPYAGIRASRPGEVLSIDNGGLQRRRHHCWHYGFPLDKEQGVLALDWAFKQAVGRYCGGDSGFVSTLSGGMDSRVIATELLRRRANLHCLNFSRHQSQDLWCAQTFAQHHDLPLTVVEVEDTQAFSCEQRLGQHWTPQAFDHYHDVERPRLVWSGNGGSVCVGQIYTSKPLLKAVAEGDPEAVIDAYIEQQQAYVPQALVSDGNNEQLRFKERLMTALGEYGHLPMGKAWQLFLWENDQHQHVAVPFEEMDQFNLDFYLPFYAKGVLEAMFAMPMEAAARHGVYMSWVNRCYPQMLTTPWQTYPGHIPCPLELPESLQHQWQFRLPRGTRHHLQRKGWKAVLRGQGTLNKGAIAARCLADLLGIRDTSAHLKFVAQYERW; translated from the coding sequence ATGAGTCTGATAATGGGTTTCTATACGCCACAGTGGCAGGCGCAGCACCACGATATTGCTCACACCCTGGGCGAGCGCTACCCCTTTGCCCGCTGCATTAAGGACGATCGCTGTGTGTTGCTCTGCGAGAGTGAAGACAACTGGGGAAGCGGGGACTGGCACCAGCGCGGTGAGGTGGTGATGTGCTGTTTTGGTCACCCGTTGCTCAGTGGCGATCGTCACCGAGATCTGATTCGCCTGACTCACGAAGAGTTCGATCCACTTCGTCTTCACGATGCCCAGGGCAGTTATCTGCTGGTGCATTACAACAGGCTCAAACAAAAGCTGACCCTGTGTGCCGACCCTCTCTCAATTCGCCCCTTCTACACCATGGAACTGGGGGGCTTCATCCTGTTTTCAAACCGGATGAAGCCCCTGGTGGAAATGGCAGGAGTGGTTGACAGGAACCGGGCGGCCCAGCTGGAGTTCGCCCTGCTTGGCTACACTCTGGGCAGTCACACGCCCTACGCGGGCATCCGCGCCAGCCGCCCGGGCGAGGTTTTGTCCATCGATAATGGGGGGCTGCAAAGGCGGCGCCATCATTGTTGGCACTACGGTTTCCCCCTGGACAAGGAGCAAGGGGTGCTGGCCCTGGATTGGGCCTTCAAGCAGGCTGTAGGCCGCTACTGTGGCGGGGATTCTGGCTTCGTGTCGACCTTAAGTGGCGGAATGGACTCCCGGGTCATCGCCACCGAGTTGCTCAGGCGGCGGGCCAACCTTCACTGTCTCAATTTCTCCCGACACCAGAGTCAGGACCTATGGTGTGCTCAAACTTTCGCCCAGCATCATGACCTGCCGCTGACCGTGGTGGAGGTGGAGGATACCCAGGCGTTCAGCTGCGAACAGCGGCTGGGCCAGCACTGGACCCCTCAAGCCTTCGATCACTATCACGATGTAGAGCGGCCGCGACTGGTATGGTCCGGCAACGGCGGCAGCGTCTGTGTGGGACAGATCTACACCTCGAAGCCTCTGCTCAAAGCGGTAGCCGAGGGCGACCCGGAGGCGGTCATCGACGCCTACATTGAGCAGCAACAGGCCTATGTGCCCCAGGCGCTGGTCAGCGATGGCAACAATGAGCAGTTGAGATTCAAAGAACGGCTGATGACAGCCCTGGGTGAATACGGCCACCTGCCCATGGGTAAGGCCTGGCAGCTGTTCTTATGGGAGAACGACCAGCATCAGCATGTGGCCGTGCCTTTTGAGGAGATGGACCAGTTCAACCTGGATTTCTATCTGCCGTTTTACGCCAAAGGAGTGCTGGAGGCGATGTTTGCCATGCCCATGGAGGCGGCCGCCCGCCACGGGGTGTATATGAGCTGGGTCAACCGCTGCTACCCGCAGATGCTGACTACCCCCTGGCAAACTTATCCTGGTCATATTCCCTGCCCATTGGAGCTTCCTGAGTCTTTGCAGCACCAGTGGCAGTTTCGTTTGCCCAGAGGCACTCGCCATCATCTGCAAAGAAAGGGCTGGAAGGCGGTCCTTCGCGGTCAGGGAACCTTAAACAAGGGGGCCATTGCCGCGCGCTGCCTGGCGGATCTCTTGGGGATCAGAGACACCAGCGCTCATCTTAAGTTTGTGGCTCAGTATGAGCGCTGGTAG